A portion of the Cloacibacillus sp. An23 genome contains these proteins:
- a CDS encoding Y-family DNA polymerase, with protein MRKYSERSIGLCDCNNFFVSCERRENPSLVSRPVVVLSGNDGCVVSRSEEVKAAGVAMGEPYFKARGVLEHIGAVVLSGRLGLYNKISSDVMACLSRFTDTMEVYSIDEAFINLAIASIEDAEEYCRGIRAEIWRRCGIPVSLGISSTKTLAKLASHVAKKSRSGVFWLDAAHREDAAWMGAFPAGEVWGIGRKTAAKLALRGRVVTAAELMRADDLWLKENFSINTLYTAWELRGYPAYPLAANHGAAKSVQVSRSFGEPVCDYAELLDAVSYFTICAARQLRGMKQRASRMGLYLRTSPFHRESFYSRFEECTFRLPRSLDADFLGAARQLLSRAFEAGRPYKKAGVFLSDFTDVSCGVQSLLFDGGESGSDAAHRAAETADALNAEFGRVVIAPADNFTAPEKSARWHPKREHGAAEDARGRPALPLGPKRRVNF; from the coding sequence ATGAGGAAGTACTCCGAGCGTTCCATCGGCCTTTGCGACTGCAACAATTTTTTCGTCTCGTGCGAGCGCAGGGAGAATCCTTCGCTCGTCTCGCGTCCGGTCGTCGTGCTGAGCGGCAACGACGGCTGCGTCGTCTCCCGCTCGGAGGAGGTGAAGGCCGCGGGCGTCGCGATGGGCGAGCCGTACTTCAAGGCGCGCGGCGTGCTGGAGCACATCGGGGCCGTCGTGCTGAGCGGGCGGCTCGGCCTTTACAACAAGATATCCTCGGACGTTATGGCCTGCCTTTCGCGTTTTACGGATACGATGGAGGTCTATTCGATAGACGAGGCTTTCATAAATCTAGCCATAGCCTCAATTGAGGACGCGGAGGAATACTGCCGCGGGATACGCGCCGAGATATGGCGGAGATGCGGCATCCCCGTGTCGCTCGGCATATCCTCGACGAAGACGCTCGCGAAGCTCGCCTCGCACGTCGCGAAAAAATCCCGCTCCGGCGTGTTCTGGCTCGACGCGGCGCACAGGGAGGACGCGGCGTGGATGGGGGCCTTTCCAGCCGGCGAGGTGTGGGGGATAGGGCGCAAGACCGCCGCGAAGCTCGCGCTGCGCGGGCGCGTCGTGACGGCGGCGGAGCTGATGCGCGCCGACGACCTGTGGCTCAAGGAAAATTTCTCGATAAACACCCTTTATACCGCATGGGAGCTGCGCGGCTACCCGGCCTACCCGCTCGCGGCGAACCACGGCGCGGCGAAGTCCGTGCAGGTCTCGCGCTCCTTCGGCGAGCCCGTCTGCGACTACGCGGAGCTGCTCGACGCGGTGTCATACTTCACTATCTGCGCGGCGCGCCAGCTTCGCGGCATGAAACAGCGTGCCTCGCGCATGGGGCTGTACCTCAGGACGAGCCCGTTCCACAGGGAGAGCTTCTACTCGCGGTTCGAAGAATGCACCTTCCGCCTGCCGCGCTCGCTCGACGCGGACTTCCTCGGCGCGGCGCGGCAGCTGCTGTCGCGCGCTTTCGAAGCCGGACGCCCATACAAGAAGGCCGGAGTCTTCCTCTCGGACTTCACGGACGTCAGCTGCGGCGTGCAGTCGCTCCTCTTCGACGGCGGGGAATCCGGCTCCGACGCGGCGCACCGTGCGGCGGAGACAGCCGACGCGCTCAACGCGGAGTTCGGGCGCGTCGTCATAGCCCCGGCGGACAATTTTACGGCGCCTGAGAAAAGCGCGCGCTGGCACCCGAAGCGCGAGCACGGCGCGGCTGAGGACGCGCGCGGACGCCCGGCGCTGCCTCTCGGCCCGAAGCGCCGCGTCAACTTCTGA
- a CDS encoding flavodoxin family protein has product MSKKVLVIATSLRRGGNSETLADEFMRGAKDAGNEVEKIFLGDYELKFCKGCLACQKTGKCVIKDGAAEIIGKMKDADVIAFATPIYYYEMSGQMKTLLDRANPLFGSDYNFRDIYLFSAAADDSEDADERALCGLQGWIECFEKAELKGSVLAAGAQNVGDAKGNPALERAYEMGRSVK; this is encoded by the coding sequence ATGTCTAAAAAAGTACTTGTGATAGCGACGAGCCTGCGCCGCGGCGGCAACTCCGAGACGCTCGCGGACGAGTTCATGCGCGGCGCGAAGGACGCGGGCAACGAGGTCGAAAAAATATTCCTCGGCGACTACGAGCTGAAATTCTGCAAAGGCTGCCTGGCCTGCCAGAAGACCGGTAAGTGCGTCATAAAGGACGGCGCCGCAGAGATAATCGGGAAGATGAAGGACGCCGACGTGATAGCCTTCGCGACGCCCATCTACTACTACGAGATGAGCGGGCAGATGAAGACCCTGCTCGACCGCGCGAACCCGCTCTTCGGCTCGGACTACAACTTCCGCGACATTTATCTGTTCAGCGCGGCCGCTGACGATTCCGAGGACGCCGACGAGCGCGCGCTCTGCGGCCTGCAGGGCTGGATAGAGTGCTTTGAAAAAGCGGAGCTCAAGGGCAGCGTCCTCGCCGCGGGCGCGCAGAACGTCGGCGACGCGAAGGGCAATCCCGCGCTCGAACGCGCCTACGAGATGGGCCGATCCGTAAAATAG
- the cobO gene encoding cob(I)yrinic acid a,c-diamide adenosyltransferase has protein sequence MLGEKGLIQVYTGDGKGKTTAALGLALRAAGRGAKIAFVQFMKGSPIYGEITSLAMLPGVTHIRTGRAHCIFKGDETEEDFAEARRGLEAAAEFVSSGEYDLVVLDEINVAADFGLLKAEEVAEVLAKKAEGTEVVLTGRNAPEIFIKTAQLVTEMREIKHPYSDGIQARAGIEY, from the coding sequence ATGCTAGGCGAAAAAGGGCTGATACAGGTCTACACGGGAGACGGCAAGGGCAAGACGACGGCGGCGCTCGGCCTCGCGCTGCGAGCCGCCGGACGCGGCGCGAAGATCGCCTTCGTGCAGTTCATGAAGGGAAGCCCCATATACGGCGAGATAACGTCGCTCGCCATGCTTCCCGGCGTCACGCACATACGCACGGGGCGCGCTCACTGCATATTCAAGGGCGACGAGACTGAGGAAGATTTCGCCGAGGCGCGGCGCGGCCTCGAAGCTGCGGCGGAATTCGTCAGCTCGGGCGAATACGACCTCGTCGTACTCGACGAGATAAACGTGGCGGCGGACTTCGGCCTTCTCAAAGCCGAGGAGGTCGCGGAAGTCCTCGCGAAAAAGGCGGAGGGAACGGAGGTCGTGCTGACGGGGCGAAACGCGCCGGAGATTTTCATAAAAACGGCGCAGCTCGTGACGGAAATGCGCGAGATCAAGCATCCGTACAGCGATGGGATACAGGCGCGCGCCGGCATAGAATATTAA
- a CDS encoding rubrerythrin family protein yields MSTKDNLATAFAGESQANRKYLMFAEQAEKEGHKGAAKLFRAAAEAEQIHAFAEFRANGGVGTTAENLQAAINGETYEFTEMYPPMIKEAEAEGDKTAARVFHLANEAEKVHAQLYKEALADIDGDADYYLCPFCGYIHKGKTEEACPICGAKASMFKKF; encoded by the coding sequence ATGTCGACAAAAGATAATCTCGCTACAGCGTTCGCCGGGGAGTCCCAGGCCAACCGCAAGTATCTCATGTTCGCCGAGCAGGCTGAGAAAGAAGGACACAAGGGCGCGGCGAAGCTCTTCCGCGCCGCGGCCGAGGCCGAGCAGATCCACGCTTTCGCCGAGTTCCGCGCCAACGGCGGCGTAGGCACCACCGCCGAGAACCTCCAGGCCGCCATCAACGGCGAGACCTACGAATTCACAGAGATGTACCCGCCGATGATAAAGGAAGCCGAAGCCGAGGGCGACAAGACCGCGGCCCGCGTCTTCCACCTCGCCAACGAGGCCGAGAAGGTACATGCGCAGCTTTACAAAGAGGCCCTCGCCGACATCGACGGCGACGCCGACTACTACCTCTGCCCCTTCTGCGGCTACATCCACAAGGGCAAGACCGAGGAAGCCTGCCCCATCTGCGGCGCGAAGGCCTCGATGTTCAAGAAGTTCTAG
- a CDS encoding cyclophilin-like fold protein, whose protein sequence is MRPILTLAAALTAALGLAVCAQAAPVRAASDGAQIQRENTAMPTRVAPENGTKIIMHFGDTVIPGVLNDGETARALVKMLPYKVRVSRYSHDFCGVMDDALPYKEEDVHYGWLNGDIDFAADADYFTILFDDEENSEQYGYQVNIGVITCELSKIAALEGSYEVLIELAE, encoded by the coding sequence ATGAGACCAATACTGACTTTAGCCGCAGCCCTGACCGCAGCGCTCGGCCTCGCCGTCTGCGCGCAGGCCGCGCCCGTCCGCGCCGCCTCCGACGGCGCGCAGATCCAGCGTGAAAACACCGCGATGCCGACGCGCGTCGCGCCCGAGAACGGCACGAAGATAATCATGCACTTCGGCGACACAGTCATCCCCGGCGTGCTCAACGACGGCGAGACGGCGCGCGCCCTCGTCAAAATGCTTCCCTACAAGGTGCGCGTCAGCCGCTACTCGCACGACTTCTGCGGCGTCATGGACGACGCGCTCCCGTACAAAGAAGAGGACGTACACTACGGCTGGCTCAACGGCGACATAGACTTCGCCGCAGACGCGGACTACTTCACGATACTCTTCGACGACGAGGAAAATTCCGAACAGTACGGCTATCAGGTCAACATCGGCGTGATAACCTGCGAACTGTCGAAGATAGCGGCGCTCGAAGGCAGCTATGAAGTTCTGATAGAGCTTGCGGAATAA
- the nudC gene encoding NAD(+) diphosphatase, with the protein MFRNGRVILDGGGRVPEAGEVPPSLMERAVSSGLVDRDGGSDQWAEIDGAAALPDGFSERERRSCWAELGEEQFFRVGKAFHYMDWRRTHRYCGRCGAENVFDEKEWAMRCTKCGELAYPVICPAIIVCVERGGKILLGHGVNFPPGRYSVLAGFVEPGESLEQCVAREVYEESKIRVKNIKYFASQPWAFPRSLMLGFTAEWESGEICPDRTEVSDVRWFAPEEIPDYYRGVSISARLIEDFVRRHGGGPEKC; encoded by the coding sequence ATGTTTCGTAACGGGCGCGTGATTTTGGACGGCGGCGGGCGCGTGCCGGAGGCGGGCGAGGTTCCGCCCTCGCTCATGGAAAGGGCCGTCAGCTCCGGGCTCGTGGACAGGGACGGAGGCTCCGACCAGTGGGCCGAGATAGACGGCGCCGCCGCGCTGCCCGACGGGTTCTCCGAGCGCGAGCGGCGGAGCTGCTGGGCCGAGCTCGGCGAGGAGCAGTTCTTCCGCGTCGGCAAGGCATTTCACTATATGGACTGGCGGAGGACGCACAGATACTGCGGCAGATGCGGCGCGGAGAACGTCTTCGACGAAAAGGAATGGGCGATGCGCTGCACGAAATGCGGCGAGCTCGCCTATCCCGTCATCTGCCCCGCGATAATCGTCTGCGTCGAGCGCGGCGGAAAGATACTTCTGGGCCACGGAGTAAATTTCCCGCCCGGGCGCTACAGCGTGCTCGCCGGCTTCGTCGAGCCCGGCGAGAGCCTCGAGCAGTGCGTCGCGCGCGAAGTCTACGAGGAATCTAAGATCCGCGTAAAAAACATAAAATACTTCGCGAGCCAGCCGTGGGCATTCCCGCGCTCGCTCATGCTCGGCTTCACCGCGGAATGGGAATCGGGCGAAATATGCCCGGACAGGACGGAGGTCAGCGATGTGCGCTGGTTCGCGCCGGAAGAGATACCGGACTACTACCGCGGCGTAAGCATATCGGCGCGGCTGATAGAGGATTTCGTGCGCAGGCACGGGGGAGGTCCGGAAAAATGCTAG